One segment of Microbacterium arborescens DNA contains the following:
- a CDS encoding glutamine amidotransferase-related protein, which produces MAPLVYVCVRPQQTAAEAEYASFKTAMGLDESALERIDLTRDALPADAFTRWRGFVVGGSPFNATDDPGAKPEGQLRLEADLARIAEAAASAQTAALFTCFGIGVATTHLGGTISRDFPEDTGPTEVTLTDAGRADPLLGSLSPTFTALTAHKEGTETLPAGAVLLATNDECPVQAYRVGDRLYATQFHPEPTPRDFTERMTVYRNDGYFDADDYDRVAARVLAAPVTEPSRLLAAFAATF; this is translated from the coding sequence ATGGCCCCGCTCGTGTACGTCTGCGTGCGCCCGCAGCAGACGGCCGCCGAGGCCGAGTACGCCTCGTTCAAGACCGCCATGGGTCTCGACGAGTCCGCGCTCGAGCGCATCGACCTGACCCGCGACGCCCTGCCCGCTGACGCGTTCACGCGCTGGCGCGGCTTCGTCGTCGGCGGCAGCCCGTTCAACGCCACCGACGATCCCGGTGCGAAGCCGGAGGGACAGTTGCGGCTGGAGGCCGACCTCGCCCGGATCGCCGAGGCCGCGGCATCCGCTCAGACGGCTGCGCTGTTCACCTGCTTCGGCATCGGCGTGGCGACCACGCACCTCGGCGGCACGATCTCGCGCGACTTCCCGGAAGACACCGGGCCGACCGAGGTGACGCTGACGGATGCCGGACGGGCCGACCCGCTGCTCGGCTCGCTCTCCCCCACCTTCACGGCGCTCACGGCGCACAAGGAGGGCACCGAGACGCTTCCGGCCGGAGCGGTGCTGCTCGCGACGAACGACGAGTGCCCGGTGCAGGCCTACCGGGTGGGCGATCGCCTGTACGCGACGCAGTTCCACCCCGAGCCGACCCCGCGGGACTTCACGGAGCGCATGACGGTCTACCGCAACGACGGCTACTTCGATGCCGACGATTACGATCGCGTCGCGGCTCGGGTGCTCGCGGCCCCCGTGACCGAGCCGAGCCGCCTCCTCGCCGCCTTCGCCGCCACGTTCTGA